A section of the Methanoregula formicica SMSP genome encodes:
- a CDS encoding O-acetylhomoserine aminocarboxypropyltransferase/cysteine synthase family protein: MTTKKFHLGTTSLHAGQVPDPTTGSRVVPLYQTSSYVFKNTEHAANLFGLKELGNIYTRLMNPTTDVFEKRIAAIEGGTGAIATASGAAAITYAILNITRPGDEIVSADNLYGGTYEFFHYTLPKFGRHVVFVDSTNPEAFKAAITQKTKAIFAETIGNPKLDVVDFEKIAKIAHDAGIPLIVDNTTGVGLVRPIEFGADIVVHSATKYIGGHGNSLGGVIVDSGKFSWNNGKFPEFTEPDPSYHGLKYWDTFGNFPGLGNVAFVFKIRVSLMRDTGAVLSPFNAWLFLIGLETLHLRVPRHSENALAVAQFLKDHPKVAWVNYPGLPDNPNHELTKKYLTGGYGPIVGVGIRGGEAGSRKFIDNLKLFSQLANIGDSKSLVIHPSSTTHQQLTTEEQKKTGVTPELVRLSIGTEDIEDIIADLQQALEAGS, translated from the coding sequence ATGACAACAAAGAAATTCCATCTTGGAACAACCTCCCTCCATGCCGGGCAGGTACCCGATCCGACAACCGGGTCCCGGGTTGTACCGCTCTACCAGACATCGTCGTACGTGTTCAAAAATACGGAACACGCAGCCAATCTGTTCGGGCTCAAAGAGCTCGGGAACATCTACACCCGGCTCATGAACCCGACCACGGACGTTTTCGAGAAGCGGATCGCTGCTATCGAAGGAGGAACCGGTGCAATCGCCACCGCGTCAGGAGCCGCAGCCATCACGTATGCGATCCTGAACATCACCCGTCCCGGTGACGAGATCGTTTCGGCCGACAACCTGTACGGTGGCACCTATGAGTTCTTCCACTACACGCTCCCGAAGTTCGGGCGGCATGTGGTATTCGTTGACTCAACGAACCCGGAGGCGTTCAAAGCGGCGATCACGCAAAAGACCAAAGCGATCTTTGCCGAGACAATCGGCAACCCGAAACTGGATGTTGTGGACTTTGAGAAGATCGCGAAGATCGCCCACGATGCCGGTATCCCGCTCATCGTGGACAACACGACCGGTGTCGGGCTTGTCCGCCCCATCGAGTTTGGTGCGGATATCGTAGTCCACTCTGCCACCAAGTATATCGGGGGCCACGGGAACTCGCTCGGTGGGGTTATTGTCGATTCCGGAAAATTTTCGTGGAACAACGGGAAGTTTCCCGAGTTCACCGAGCCGGACCCGAGCTACCATGGTCTGAAGTACTGGGATACGTTCGGGAACTTCCCGGGCCTCGGGAACGTTGCCTTTGTCTTCAAGATCCGCGTCTCACTCATGAGGGACACCGGCGCCGTGCTCAGCCCGTTCAATGCCTGGCTCTTCTTAATCGGCCTTGAAACTCTTCACCTGCGTGTTCCCCGCCATTCGGAGAATGCATTAGCTGTGGCGCAGTTCCTCAAAGACCACCCGAAAGTTGCCTGGGTGAACTATCCCGGACTTCCCGACAACCCGAACCACGAGCTCACGAAGAAATATCTCACCGGAGGATACGGCCCCATTGTCGGTGTTGGCATCAGGGGCGGGGAAGCAGGATCGAGAAAATTCATCGACAACCTGAAACTCTTCAGCCAGCTTGCCAACATCGGGGACAGTAAAAGTCTCGTCATCCACCCATCATCCACGACCCACCAGCAGCTCACCACAGAAGAACAGAAGAAGACCGGGGTAACGCCGGAATTAGTCCGCCTCTCTATCGGTACCGAGGATATCGAAGATATCATCGCGGACTTGCAGCAGGCACTGGAAGCTGGTTCGTAA
- the metX gene encoding homoserine O-acetyltransferase MetX yields the protein MIKGSAGIVKTQEYHYSSPIVLESGETLPSLTLAYETYGKLNREKSNAILVCHALSGDAHVAGFHEGDTKPGWWDSVIGPGKALDTDRYFVICSNVLGGCKGSTGPSSINPETGKPFGAKFPVITIRDMVNAQKLLIDHLGISQLYAVVGGSMGGMQVLQWTVSYPDATRKAVVIAATGYSTPQQIAFNEVGRKAIISDPHWNGGDYYGKTLPTHGLALARMVGHITYLSNESMHEKFGRALQGKDRIGFDFSTDFKIESYLHHQGDTFTRRFDANSYLYITKAIDYFDLTKDGSLTTGLAGVNAAFLVISVSSDWLYPPYQSQEIVSALTANDAEIHYCEIRSNYGHDAFLLESGQLNYIVGRFLSRTVVRDVMITDVHTIEEGTTIAVTARRMVNQGLNHLPVLSANGQLAGIVTSWDIAKAVASNFLWLDEIMSRDVVTTTPDEPIEAAAKRMEEHAISALPVIDEEQHVIGLITADAISVLVGRANP from the coding sequence ATGATCAAAGGATCCGCAGGAATTGTTAAAACTCAGGAATACCACTATTCCTCCCCAATCGTGCTGGAAAGCGGGGAGACCCTTCCATCCCTTACGCTTGCGTATGAGACCTATGGGAAACTCAACCGCGAGAAGAGCAATGCCATCCTCGTCTGCCACGCACTCTCCGGTGATGCCCATGTTGCCGGGTTCCACGAAGGTGATACGAAACCCGGTTGGTGGGATTCCGTTATCGGGCCCGGCAAGGCACTCGACACGGACCGGTACTTCGTGATATGCTCGAACGTACTCGGGGGATGCAAGGGCTCAACCGGCCCGTCATCCATTAATCCGGAAACGGGTAAACCGTTCGGTGCAAAGTTCCCCGTCATCACGATCCGGGACATGGTGAACGCCCAGAAACTCCTCATCGATCATCTCGGCATCAGCCAGCTCTACGCAGTGGTGGGCGGTTCAATGGGCGGCATGCAGGTCCTGCAGTGGACCGTTTCATACCCGGATGCCACGAGAAAGGCAGTAGTCATAGCCGCAACCGGTTACTCGACACCCCAGCAGATCGCGTTCAACGAAGTCGGCAGGAAGGCGATCATATCAGATCCTCACTGGAACGGCGGCGATTATTACGGGAAGACACTCCCGACCCACGGTCTGGCACTCGCCCGGATGGTAGGCCATATCACATACCTCTCAAACGAGTCCATGCACGAGAAGTTCGGCCGGGCACTGCAGGGCAAGGACCGGATCGGGTTTGACTTCTCCACCGATTTCAAGATCGAGAGTTACCTCCACCACCAGGGCGATACCTTCACCAGAAGGTTCGATGCGAACTCCTATCTCTACATCACCAAGGCCATCGATTACTTCGACCTGACAAAAGACGGTTCGCTCACGACCGGCCTTGCCGGCGTGAATGCGGCGTTCCTCGTCATCTCGGTCTCGTCCGACTGGCTCTACCCACCTTACCAGTCGCAGGAGATAGTCTCGGCCCTGACAGCAAACGATGCAGAGATCCATTACTGCGAGATCCGCTCGAATTACGGCCACGACGCATTCCTCCTCGAATCCGGCCAGCTCAACTATATTGTGGGAAGGTTTCTCTCCCGCACCGTGGTACGGGACGTCATGATCACGGACGTCCATACCATCGAGGAAGGGACCACGATTGCTGTTACGGCACGTCGGATGGTCAACCAGGGCCTGAACCACCTGCCGGTACTTTCCGCAAATGGTCAGCTCGCAGGGATCGTCACCTCATGGGACATAGCAAAGGCGGTTGCATCCAACTTTCTCTGGCTGGACGAGATCATGTCCCGGGATGTGGTGACGACAACTCCGGATGAACCGATAGAAGCAGCAGCAAAGAGGATGGAAGAGCACGCCATCTCGGCGCTCCCGGTAATTGACGAGGAACAGCACGTGATCGGGCTCATCACGGCGGATGCAATCAGCGTGCTGGTCGGGAGAGCGAATCCATGA
- a CDS encoding DUF1890 family protein, translating into MRILSIHADCMWYRVTKKTKLAEPVDILEDRMEECVVLFCCVEKLDEKNPEHVVESAKKNVTARLAKLKVSQVMIYPYAHLTSTLGSPECALGILKGLENSLRAESISVRRAPFGWYKEFEIRGKGHPLADLSMTICPYEGTECDFTCPYCHHPVRESDMNPVCPGSGSCLRKDDTFGRRPGTDPVEKPVASTALLVPGCPEVPVQQALALHISHNLRKRGTALTVTGNPAVLNLLKVSDPEKLYLPETIVLEKCIEELVEKKRDCKLCIVFAHSDAGISYAATMRHLLPASRLIVIIFGKDPEALAALIDFPCEKIVDKAVHNPMQLRKKINEVFGWVV; encoded by the coding sequence ATGAGGATCCTCTCTATCCACGCCGACTGCATGTGGTACCGTGTCACGAAAAAAACGAAGCTGGCCGAACCAGTGGATATTCTGGAGGACCGGATGGAGGAGTGCGTAGTGCTCTTCTGCTGCGTCGAAAAGCTTGATGAGAAAAATCCCGAGCATGTCGTCGAGAGCGCAAAGAAGAATGTGACGGCACGACTGGCAAAGCTGAAAGTCAGCCAGGTGATGATCTATCCCTATGCGCACCTGACGAGCACACTCGGTTCACCGGAGTGTGCACTCGGCATTCTCAAAGGCCTTGAAAATAGTCTCCGGGCTGAATCCATCAGTGTCAGGCGGGCACCTTTTGGCTGGTACAAGGAGTTCGAGATCCGGGGGAAGGGGCACCCGCTCGCCGATCTCTCGATGACCATCTGTCCGTACGAGGGAACGGAGTGTGACTTTACCTGCCCCTACTGCCACCACCCGGTCAGGGAGAGCGACATGAACCCTGTATGTCCCGGATCAGGATCCTGTCTCCGGAAAGACGATACTTTCGGAAGAAGACCCGGGACAGACCCGGTTGAAAAACCCGTCGCATCAACGGCCCTGCTCGTCCCCGGTTGCCCGGAAGTCCCCGTGCAGCAGGCGCTCGCACTCCACATCTCCCACAATCTCAGGAAACGCGGTACGGCACTCACGGTCACGGGTAACCCGGCGGTCCTGAACCTCCTGAAGGTATCCGATCCGGAAAAACTGTACCTGCCGGAAACGATTGTCCTCGAAAAATGTATCGAAGAACTCGTAGAGAAGAAGCGGGACTGCAAGCTCTGCATCGTCTTTGCGCACAGCGATGCCGGGATCTCGTATGCAGCAACGATGCGCCATCTCCTGCCGGCTTCCCGTCTTATCGTGATAATCTTCGGAAAGGACCCGGAAGCACTGGCAGCACTGATCGATTTCCCCTGCGAGAAGATCGTCGACAAGGCGGTGCACAACCCGATGCAGCTAAGAAAGAAGATCAACGAGGTGTTCGGATGGGTTGTATAG
- a CDS encoding DUF1894 domain-containing protein, with protein MGCIENLPYEMILPLGASFKECREYVEKNYSEFWYVDPGYRIFDEYLIGLPPIALGIDGNRIIFPYTKPCHGTYLLAVEDADETTRVRKTARKKK; from the coding sequence ATGGGTTGTATAGAGAACCTCCCGTACGAGATGATCCTGCCGCTCGGGGCATCATTTAAGGAGTGCCGCGAGTACGTGGAGAAGAATTATTCCGAATTCTGGTATGTCGACCCCGGCTATCGGATCTTTGACGAGTACCTTATCGGACTGCCGCCCATTGCGCTGGGTATCGACGGCAACAGGATCATTTTTCCTTACACAAAACCCTGCCATGGCACATACCTGCTCGCGGTAGAGGATGCCGATGAAACGACACGTGTCCGGAAAACAGCGAGAAAGAAGAAGTAA
- the thiI gene encoding tRNA uracil 4-sulfurtransferase ThiI — protein sequence MKNQWLVRYSEIFLKSDPVRRQWENTLIANIREVMPEIHVRNERGRIWLDGDVKPGLLKNIFGIVSFSEVEHIRLDEIGTHLPGYCHRHGIGTAKTFAIRVKRVGKHPFSSNDKAIEYGNLLRNEFPHLKVNLAHPDKEIHIEIRANEAYLYDTVIKAVGGLPLGVEGTLVALVSGGIDSPVAAWMMMKRGCRILPLYVALDTFLDETTLARAERVVRELERYQPGIALTVIRDSYLAEAKQELVKLHQEKYTCIFCKRRMYRVATAFAQAHGAQGIVTGESLGQVASQTLDNLVVLTDAASEIPIHRPLIGFDKEDAIRIAREIGTFTESISSASGCKAVPNGPSTKAKLKTIRELEAEMTATDMPLPV from the coding sequence ATGAAGAACCAGTGGCTTGTCCGCTACTCTGAAATATTCTTAAAATCCGATCCTGTCCGAAGACAGTGGGAAAATACCCTGATCGCCAATATCCGCGAGGTCATGCCCGAAATCCACGTCCGGAACGAACGGGGCAGGATCTGGCTTGACGGGGATGTGAAACCAGGGCTCCTGAAAAATATCTTCGGCATCGTCTCGTTCTCGGAAGTCGAGCATATCCGGCTTGACGAGATCGGGACACATCTTCCCGGCTACTGCCACCGCCACGGGATCGGGACAGCAAAGACCTTCGCAATCAGGGTAAAGCGGGTCGGCAAGCACCCGTTCAGCTCGAACGACAAGGCGATTGAATACGGCAATCTCCTGCGAAACGAATTCCCTCATCTCAAGGTGAACCTCGCCCATCCCGATAAGGAGATCCATATCGAGATCCGGGCGAATGAAGCGTATCTCTATGACACGGTCATAAAGGCGGTTGGAGGACTTCCTCTCGGTGTCGAGGGCACGCTCGTGGCCCTCGTGTCCGGGGGGATCGACTCCCCGGTTGCAGCATGGATGATGATGAAGCGCGGCTGCCGGATCCTGCCCCTCTACGTGGCACTCGATACGTTCCTTGACGAGACGACCCTTGCCCGGGCAGAGCGTGTTGTCCGGGAACTTGAACGTTACCAGCCGGGGATTGCCCTGACGGTCATCAGGGATTCCTATCTTGCGGAGGCAAAACAGGAACTCGTGAAACTGCACCAGGAGAAGTATACCTGTATCTTCTGCAAGCGCCGGATGTACCGGGTGGCGACGGCCTTTGCACAAGCGCACGGCGCACAGGGGATCGTGACCGGTGAGTCGCTCGGTCAGGTAGCGAGCCAGACGCTCGACAACCTTGTCGTCCTCACCGATGCGGCATCCGAAATCCCGATCCACCGCCCCCTGATCGGGTTCGACAAGGAGGATGCAATCCGGATTGCCCGGGAGATCGGGACATTTACTGAATCCATATCATCTGCATCGGGTTGTAAGGCGGTACCGAACGGGCCGTCTACAAAAGCGAAACTGAAGACAATCCGGGAGTTGGAAGCAGAGATGACAGCAACGGATATGCCGCTACCGGTATAA
- a CDS encoding APC family permease: MQEPVNPGHPLKLPHVVALYTGAVLGSGILILPGLAAELAGPASLVAWGLMAILVVPMSLAMAFLSARYPDAGGVSAFVSKAFNPQIGSLIGWFFLLSVVVGAPVLALTGSGYICAAADLGDGARLLIATAILVAGILVNYRGMKVTGQVQVAVVLTTIIILIITFAGSIATIDPANFTPFMPNGWESIGHASAVLFWCFIGWEAIAHISGDFEDPQRDAIRGTLIAAGIISILYFLTAFVVVGTQSYGPAISDVSLIAIIKSSFGPAGAMVAGIAALFVCMAPAIAYIGAASRLACSLATNGFAPRYLARRSEKYRTPLGGLIFLSVCFAILLFIFSTRIVSLSMLIQVPSATFILTYIGGCAAGIVLLSDSRLGVLVSIISLILTVAIFLFAGWAILYPVAITVIWSLFLVITGRFRGIFSRSLS; this comes from the coding sequence ATGCAGGAGCCGGTGAATCCCGGGCACCCCCTCAAATTGCCGCATGTTGTCGCCCTTTATACCGGCGCTGTCCTCGGCTCAGGAATCCTGATCCTTCCTGGCCTGGCCGCCGAACTTGCAGGGCCAGCTTCTCTTGTAGCATGGGGGCTGATGGCAATTCTTGTCGTGCCGATGTCACTGGCAATGGCATTCCTGTCGGCCCGTTACCCGGATGCCGGCGGGGTCTCTGCATTTGTTTCGAAGGCCTTCAATCCGCAGATTGGTTCCCTTATCGGCTGGTTCTTCCTCCTTTCGGTTGTGGTCGGTGCCCCGGTCCTTGCCCTCACGGGATCGGGGTATATCTGTGCAGCAGCGGATCTCGGTGACGGGGCGCGTCTCCTGATTGCCACGGCAATCCTTGTAGCGGGCATTCTGGTAAATTATCGCGGAATGAAGGTGACCGGACAGGTACAGGTAGCTGTGGTCCTGACCACGATTATCATCCTTATTATTACTTTTGCCGGGAGTATTGCCACGATCGACCCGGCAAACTTCACACCCTTCATGCCGAATGGCTGGGAAAGTATTGGTCATGCATCCGCGGTATTATTCTGGTGTTTCATCGGGTGGGAAGCCATCGCACATATTTCCGGTGATTTTGAAGATCCGCAGCGGGACGCTATCCGGGGAACCCTGATCGCTGCGGGAATTATCAGTATTCTCTATTTCCTTACTGCTTTCGTCGTTGTCGGAACCCAGAGTTATGGCCCAGCCATTTCCGACGTCTCCCTGATTGCTATCATCAAATCATCGTTTGGCCCGGCCGGTGCAATGGTTGCCGGTATTGCGGCCCTGTTCGTCTGTATGGCGCCAGCAATCGCTTATATCGGGGCTGCATCCCGTCTCGCATGCTCACTGGCCACCAACGGATTCGCACCACGCTATCTGGCCCGCAGATCGGAAAAATACCGTACCCCGCTGGGAGGGCTCATCTTCCTGTCCGTTTGTTTTGCAATCCTGCTCTTTATTTTCAGTACTCGCATCGTCTCGCTCTCCATGCTGATCCAGGTCCCGAGCGCCACCTTCATCCTCACGTATATCGGCGGCTGCGCAGCCGGCATAGTCCTCTTGAGCGACAGCCGGCTCGGGGTGCTTGTCAGTATCATCTCGCTGATCCTGACGGTAGCGATATTCCTGTTTGCCGGATGGGCAATCCTGTACCCGGTTGCTATTACCGTCATCTGGTCCCTGTTCCTGGTAATCACCGGCCGGTTTCGCGGAATTTTCTCTCGTTCCCTCTCGTGA
- a CDS encoding ribonuclease III domain-containing protein has translation MDPAKIKLLEDDLGHSFKDRRELFRALTHPTFAKEEKERKNDARDCPHQETYATLGDAILKAGFVLLLMELGVKTKGDITIIKSDLEKNLKLAEVGARLKLLENYLIYHHMGEGDQLKTGENKLYSDTVEALIGAIFIDTGCSFTETKVCISKIFGPELHRMVHTEK, from the coding sequence ATGGACCCGGCCAAAATCAAATTGCTCGAAGATGATCTCGGACATTCCTTCAAGGATAGAAGAGAATTATTCCGGGCTTTAACACACCCGACATTCGCGAAAGAAGAAAAAGAACGGAAAAACGATGCCCGAGACTGTCCTCATCAAGAAACCTACGCAACATTGGGGGATGCAATTTTAAAGGCGGGTTTTGTCTTACTGTTGATGGAGCTGGGTGTAAAAACCAAGGGGGACATCACCATTATCAAATCCGATCTGGAAAAAAATCTGAAATTAGCTGAAGTCGGAGCCCGTCTGAAACTTCTCGAAAATTATCTGATTTATCATCATATGGGGGAAGGCGATCAGCTAAAAACTGGAGAAAATAAATTGTATTCGGATACTGTCGAAGCATTAATCGGGGCAATTTTTATCGATACGGGTTGTTCTTTTACTGAAACGAAGGTCTGTATCTCGAAAATATTCGGTCCTGAATTACATCGGATGGTACATACGGAAAAATAA
- a CDS encoding DNA N-6-adenine-methyltransferase (Dam), giving the protein MTVPAALLSHASTEHYTPQYILDAVIACMEAIDLDPCSNSRKIPNVPAARHYTVQDNGLLRPWVGRVFLNPPFGYEVEDWFSKLFLETLEGRTTEAIILWKSATETSAWKTLTRLSCRVCFPSARVRFGGPGSDERKSPTFSPALFYVGPRPERFEEAFRHIGDVWITPKSAGRDPERGVS; this is encoded by the coding sequence ATGACGGTCCCGGCAGCACTTCTCTCTCACGCCAGTACTGAGCATTACACCCCTCAGTACATCCTCGATGCCGTAATTGCCTGCATGGAAGCGATCGATCTTGATCCATGCAGCAACAGCCGGAAGATCCCGAATGTGCCGGCAGCGAGGCACTACACAGTTCAGGACAATGGTCTCCTGCGACCCTGGGTGGGCCGGGTATTCCTCAATCCCCCGTTCGGTTACGAAGTCGAGGATTGGTTCTCGAAGTTATTCCTGGAAACGCTGGAAGGCCGGACCACGGAAGCGATCATTCTCTGGAAGTCAGCGACCGAGACCTCCGCTTGGAAGACGCTCACCCGGCTCTCGTGCCGGGTCTGTTTCCCTTCGGCGCGGGTCCGGTTCGGCGGGCCCGGGAGCGATGAGCGGAAAAGCCCGACGTTCTCCCCTGCATTGTTTTACGTTGGCCCCCGTCCCGAGCGGTTCGAAGAAGCGTTTCGGCATATTGGCGATGTCTGGATCACTCCAAAGTCTGCGGGCCGGGATCCTGAGCGAGGTGTTAGTTGA
- a CDS encoding tyrosine-type recombinase/integrase — protein MSTPTATQSDVFSTIKPEYSSHTITAGLASGRLTQDDAALISEFIAEKRAAVGICIGRANMLTFNLVGWRRFIKPFRELTMGDVYSGIDALKAGKSYKGKPFKQNTLADHVVILKRFLLWAIENGYSNLPEKKVRALKPPAKNKVTKKASDLLTPDEIKTIIQSCKSSADRALIMLLYEGGFRIGEVCQMKWEDLTFSNGGVATSIKFKTEFPRYVRAYMCTQYLQNWKADYPGKPEGSALVFVNSWGQPFIHATIAKRIQRIVERAGITKHVTPHLFRHSRITHMINDGVSESVIKMMMWGTVNTTMFETYAHLTGKDIDSEISRVYGIVKPDEKKKEPQVAPRQCPHCQHINPPTTTWCFGCGESLSPDSVATEETIKRFIIRHGKELSEFLSKADKTSESLQIR, from the coding sequence ATGTCTACCCCAACAGCTACACAGTCAGATGTTTTCTCAACTATCAAACCTGAGTATTCGAGCCATACGATCACAGCCGGTCTTGCTTCCGGTCGTTTAACCCAGGATGATGCGGCCCTGATCTCTGAATTCATCGCAGAGAAGCGGGCCGCTGTAGGTATCTGCATCGGCCGGGCCAACATGCTCACCTTCAATCTGGTCGGCTGGCGCCGGTTCATCAAGCCCTTCCGTGAGCTTACCATGGGCGATGTGTATTCGGGAATCGACGCACTCAAGGCGGGGAAGAGCTACAAAGGGAAGCCATTCAAGCAAAACACACTCGCGGACCATGTCGTGATCCTGAAACGGTTCCTGCTCTGGGCTATAGAAAACGGATATAGCAATCTCCCTGAGAAGAAGGTCCGGGCCCTCAAACCCCCGGCCAAAAATAAAGTAACCAAGAAAGCATCTGACCTGCTGACTCCGGATGAGATTAAAACTATCATCCAATCATGCAAGTCTAGCGCGGACCGGGCCCTCATCATGCTTTTGTATGAAGGCGGGTTCCGGATTGGCGAGGTCTGTCAAATGAAATGGGAAGATCTCACGTTCAGTAATGGCGGCGTCGCAACCAGCATCAAATTCAAGACAGAATTCCCGCGGTATGTGCGGGCATACATGTGCACTCAGTACCTGCAGAACTGGAAAGCGGACTATCCGGGCAAACCGGAAGGGTCAGCACTGGTTTTTGTGAACAGCTGGGGCCAGCCCTTCATCCACGCAACGATCGCGAAGCGGATCCAAAGAATCGTCGAGCGGGCCGGGATCACCAAGCACGTTACACCGCACCTGTTCCGGCACTCAAGGATTACGCACATGATAAATGACGGAGTGAGCGAGAGCGTCATCAAGATGATGATGTGGGGAACCGTCAACACCACAATGTTCGAAACCTATGCGCACCTGACCGGAAAAGATATCGATTCCGAGATTTCGCGTGTCTATGGCATTGTGAAGCCGGATGAGAAAAAGAAGGAGCCACAGGTCGCGCCGCGCCAGTGCCCGCACTGCCAGCACATCAACCCGCCGACCACAACCTGGTGTTTCGGTTGCGGGGAATCACTGAGCCCGGACAGCGTCGCGACCGAGGAGACGATCAAGCGTTTCATCATCCGGCATGGCAAGGAACTGAGTGAATTCTTATCAAAAGCAGACAAAACTTCCGAATCGCTTCAAATTCGGTAA
- the xerA gene encoding site-specific tyrosine recombinase/integron integrase yields MESGYFSEWLKSYRNYLRMRNYSPRTLDSYEQVIRHFGYYVWLRRNMDVTKLVFHWKDFENARLDTSVDVTPVMVNDFLAFVSSMQTYKPKTFHRIISTLSSFYRFLSTQGVVSINPLLGIDRPRIKQQEIKYLKHNQVLRLIDSIDDLRDKLIVRTIYATGVRVSELCNMNIEDIDFDEHTIRIRGKGDKIRLVFVDEDTLAEILSFIGTRTSGPLFVGQQGKHISSRAIQHIFKHYAPSGITPHKIRHSYASELYKRSKNLRVVQENLGHTSIKTTEIYLHTDIEERRQVYQQYFPLSGSNE; encoded by the coding sequence ATGGAAAGCGGGTATTTTTCGGAATGGCTCAAGAGCTACCGGAACTACCTGCGGATGCGGAACTATTCCCCGCGGACTCTTGACAGTTACGAACAGGTCATCCGGCATTTCGGGTATTATGTCTGGCTCCGGCGGAATATGGATGTGACAAAGCTCGTCTTCCACTGGAAAGACTTCGAAAATGCCCGTCTTGACACTTCTGTTGATGTCACGCCCGTCATGGTGAATGATTTTCTTGCTTTCGTCTCATCGATGCAGACCTACAAGCCCAAGACCTTTCACCGGATCATCTCTACCCTGAGCTCGTTTTACCGGTTTCTCTCAACGCAGGGAGTGGTCAGTATCAACCCCCTGCTGGGAATCGACCGTCCCCGGATCAAGCAGCAGGAGATAAAATATCTTAAGCACAACCAGGTCCTCCGGCTCATCGACTCCATCGATGATCTCCGCGACAAGCTCATCGTCCGGACCATCTATGCCACCGGTGTCCGTGTCTCCGAGCTCTGCAACATGAACATCGAGGACATTGACTTTGATGAGCATACGATCCGAATACGGGGAAAAGGTGACAAGATCCGCCTTGTTTTCGTTGACGAGGACACACTTGCCGAGATCTTATCGTTCATCGGTACCCGTACCAGTGGTCCCCTCTTTGTCGGTCAGCAGGGCAAGCATATCTCCTCCCGTGCCATCCAGCACATCTTCAAGCACTATGCCCCGTCGGGGATTACTCCCCACAAGATCCGCCACAGCTACGCAAGCGAGCTGTACAAACGCTCAAAGAACCTCCGGGTGGTCCAGGAGAACCTCGGCCATACGTCCATCAAGACAACGGAGATCTACCTGCACACCGATATCGAAGAACGCCGGCAGGTCTATCAGCAGTACTTCCCGCTCTCCGGGTCGAACGAATAA
- a CDS encoding DUF5806 family protein yields MDDTSEQQEINKYKKFKKVDGATYRKVNQFLRKRTYITAREWALARLCTDFRTSGGAEMTFIGRHLPELVPFMEDSYTPQAVNQARNSFKRKVRKASATFFYGAMCGFFTTDELDDLLFEASEVSRFLLEVEGTTLDIDEEIDIEDRITNVMRSVGEAAKTVLKARNDERTTEPSAATDLPEPVQEENLPKNTSSLQVRVPDKSPIHEDPDKVVPVVPIPDISPVNKNLNTERDTQ; encoded by the coding sequence GTGGACGATACCAGCGAACAACAGGAGATCAACAAGTATAAGAAATTCAAAAAGGTCGATGGTGCAACCTACCGTAAAGTAAACCAGTTTCTGCGGAAGAGAACCTACATTACAGCCCGCGAATGGGCGCTTGCCCGATTGTGCACCGACTTCCGCACATCCGGGGGTGCCGAGATGACGTTTATCGGCAGGCACCTCCCGGAACTCGTCCCATTCATGGAGGACTCCTATACTCCCCAGGCGGTGAACCAGGCAAGAAACTCGTTCAAGCGCAAGGTGAGAAAGGCAAGCGCCACATTCTTCTACGGGGCAATGTGCGGCTTCTTTACCACGGACGAACTTGACGACCTCCTCTTCGAGGCAAGCGAGGTCTCCCGGTTTCTCCTCGAGGTTGAAGGCACAACTCTCGATATTGATGAAGAGATCGATATTGAAGACCGCATCACGAACGTGATGCGGAGTGTCGGCGAAGCGGCAAAGACGGTCTTAAAAGCACGCAATGATGAAAGGACCACCGAGCCCTCAGCTGCAACAGATCTCCCTGAACCGGTGCAGGAAGAGAATCTCCCGAAAAATACCTCATCACTGCAGGTAAGAGTCCCTGATAAGTCACCTATTCATGAGGATCCCGATAAGGTGGTACCTGTCGTTCCAATCCCTGACATTTCTCCGGTTAATAAAAATCTGAATACAGAGCGTGATACTCAATGA